ATTCTTTTCCCATCTCATGTTAAATGAATTTGAACCTGGTACTTAAAGATGTTTTTATCTTTCAGATGTGACTTCTCAGTGGCAAAACACTGATGTTTTAATGTTGCCTCGTACAATCCATAATGTGCAtctctttttttcagttgctgAAACGTCTTTTTTATCCCTAGCTAAGGAACATGTAATATGCAGAAATTTCTTTTAAGTTTCCCTTGCAAGTTGGGAGCTGGACCATAAAATTAGAGCGGTTGAGTGTAGAGGAGGTGAATCAAAGTTCATGTTTGCTTCTCATGTTCCCCAGTCCCAAGTGAAATAGATGTTTCCTTGGAATAGATGCTTTCAGTGATGAAGATGTGCTTCCCCCTAATAACAGTCAGCATTGCCTGCCTGCTACGGTACCACATAGCTTTAATTTTCTAGGATGTGCCCCTCGAGTGTTGAGTGGGTCAGGGTTGCTGccagcagaggtggctgtgctGCACCATCCCTGTGTGTTGGGCTGAGGGTGCCTGGGAGGCTGTGAGAGAATGAGACACTGCTTTGTACCTTCCTCTGGAAAATCATTTTAGCCAGCGCTGCACTTGCAGGCTTCTCCTGTGTAGTTGGTTTGTGACTGGACTTAACTGTGGCAGTGTATAAAAGATTTTGATATTCTGTGAAATACCATGTAGAATTTAAATTTGATACTATAATAATTGAGTCCCTGTGAcactggtttttgtttttaacttcTTTGGGGTTGGCactaatctcttttttttttcaagatgcTGTGAGAAACATTTCATCCAAATGCCAAATAAATTGTGTTCTGTAAGAGAAATGCTGTGTTCCAGTGTGTCCTGATTTCTGCGTCGATGTGGTTGCCCAGCATTGGGAAGGAGGGTTTTGTTAAATCACCCTTCTGAGCTGTGATCTTGCAAAAAGATCAATAAATGCATTTAACTTTGAGCAGGTAGTCTGCCAGAGTTCCTATGTGTACAGGTTCCAGTGGGATTCATCTGTATTAGTGTAATTTTAGGAAGGTCTTGAGTATATACCCAAGAAAATGAAGTGCAGTGTATTCGTACTGCTCTCCCCAACCCCATGGGAAGCTGCTGAGTCCAGGGGCAGGGTGTTCTGCAGGATGGAGAGGCTGGTCCAGACTCCTAGCTTGCTGGTTTTTCTCGAGCCGGCGGGCTCGCAGTGTTTGCAGCGGCAGGGCCCCGCTCCTGTCCCGGTGCCTGCAGAGGGCAGCTGCCACCGCAGCCGCTCCATGGCCCTGACCAGTGCAGCTCCAGAGAGCTCCATGGCCggagcagctcagagagctCCATGGCCGGCGCAGCTCAGAGAGCTCCATGGCCggagcagctcagagagctCCATGGCCGGCGCAGCTCCAGAGAGCTCCATGGCCGGCGCAGCTCAGAGAGCTCCATGGCCGGCGCAGCTCAGAGAGCTCCATGGCCggagcagctcagagagctCCACGGCGGCTCCAGCCGGGCGGTGCTGGCTCAGCTGGGGCCGATGGGCGCAGCCCTTGCCCCGCTGCGTCTCTccgcagcagctgcagcatgaGGGGCCCCTCTTGGAGGGCTCAGTCTGGCCTGGAACTCGTGGGGCTCTGCGGGTTCTGGGGCATCCCGTGCAGAATACAGCCTGTCCTTGCCTCCTACCCCTtgcctggggacaggacagCTCCTGTGGGGATTGTCCGCAGCACAGCCGGGGCTCTCGGGCTCCCCCCGCCCTGACCCGGGGACACGCGTGTCCAGaggcagctgtgtgtgtgctgacCCTCGGCTGCTGTGGCAGGGCATTGCTGGGCAGCCTCCTGCTGTAAGCTCTTAGCAGCTTAAATTGCGTTTTTCTGAGCGagtgctgagcagctgcactgaGCACGGCGTGTCCGGGGCGCTCAGCCCCTGGGAGAGCGCCAGGGCCGTGTCAGACCCGCCGGGGCCGTGTGCTGGCACTGACCCGGGGGTGCCAGGCCCGGGGGGGAGATGTCGCTgaccccggcggcggcgggagcgtgGCATGAATGAAGGGGCTGTGCAGCGGCGTGTGGCCAGAGCGCATCTGCCGGCCACAGTGCCTCCTTTGTGTGCCCCGGAGGGCCGGCCCCTGCTGCGCTccctgccccgctcccggcTTTCTTCCTGGGCTAGCACCAGCTTATTATGGGGATCAAAGATCAGAGTATTTACTGCCTGTGAACTTTGCCTCTTCGTGCACCCATCCCTGTGTGATGTGAACCACACTCTGGAGGTTCAAGTCTTGGTCTTGCCACTGTCCCTGTCTGCCCGGGTCCCCGGCCAGGCTCCCAGGTGAAGGATTtacctccaggagctgctggcacctctgctttgtgctggcacagggcttgctGATGGTGCACGTGGTGGAGGTTCCCACCAGGGTGGCATCGTGCCCACGACCAATCGATGGTTGCAGCTTaaggaattatttttatctttcagtgGTATTTTCCCCCTTATCATGGCTCTTGCCCTTGGTACTGTGTGTGTCTGCAGGGACCTCTCCGCCTCCTGGCTCAGTGGCAGCAGGCTGATGGACGTGGTGTTGCCCTATGAGGATGGCACAAAACTGCAGGATCAGCTGTGAgctcaccaccaccaccacatcAGCAAGGCCGTCAGTTTCAAGGCTTGATCTGGTTCCTGTAGAAACTGGAGGTTGTTCCTGCCTGGCACGAGTGCCAGTAGCCAGCCATGCACCCTAGGGAGCAGTGCAGTGGGGATGGGTGGCAGGGTGGCAGGAGGGCATGGCTGTGGTGCTGCCACTGCCTTTCCATGTGCCTTGTAGATCCCACTGCTTCCTCACTCTGCTCCCGCTTCTTGtgggggctgtgcagagctccaCACTCTGCTCTTGTGCCCCTCTTGCTGCAAATCACCACTAGAGAAGCCTGAAAACCTAAAAAATTGTCCATGGGCAATGAGTCTCATTTTCTGACCCCAGGAGTCTTGGGTTTCTACCCTACTGGCAATACGGGCTGTCCTGCTGTGGGCATGTAGGAAGAGGGATCCCTTGGTGGGCCCATGTTTCCAAGGGAGGTGCTGATTCCAtgagtgctggagcagctcctctccttcccGGCAACAATCGGCAGCAGGCTGAGGAGCTGGTGCGACCCTCTGCCGCACCTGCCCGCCCCTTGCGGCTCTCCGGAAGGATGACCGCAGCCCTCTGCAGACTACCTcatccctggagcaggggcCAAGTGTCAGCCACGGCACAGATCCAGCCCGGCCCAGCGGACACCTGCGCTGCCACCCTCCTCTGCGCCCTGCACCGGGGCCCAAACGTGgctcagggctggtgctgcctgggGGGGAAGAAGGTGCCCCAAAGAATCCCTGCTGAGGATGAGCCCGTTGTAGCATTGGCAGccgagcagctctgctgagccagagcccatccctggcCAAGCcggcagcaggggctgcttcCCACTGGCCGGGCGCTGCTGCCGGGTTTGTTCATCCTGGCAGGGACCCACCGGTGCTCCCGGCCAGGGCCAGCGAGGGGAGCTGTGGGCTGGGCCCCTTGGCCTCCTTTCCTCTGCTGTGTGAGCATGGCACGGATATTTAAGGAGAATGTGATAACAACATGCTCCTGTGTTCTCACCCCCTTCCCACCTACCTACCTacctgctgagatcctggctcCTGTGGGACCTGCCTGGACAGGTGCAATGGGATGGCATATGCTCACTCTGTGCTGAGGAGCTGAACAGCTGCCTCCACCAGCACGGGATGCCTGCACTGTGCTGTGGTGCTGCTCAGATGGGTGTGCAAGGCTtgtgccccagcactgccccatggCTGTGAGAGCGTGAGCCACTGCAGCCTTGTGCCCTCTGGAAAGGGCTGAACCTGCCCCAGCACTGTGCAGCTCCTTGGTGACTGCAGGGACTGAGGGTCACCTACAGCGTGGCTGTCCAGGCTGCCTGGGCCCCCGAGGATGGGGCTTCCAGGAGGTTCTTGCTGGCCTTTGTCCAGAGAGGGGCCTGTGCTTGCAGGCAGGAGTTGGGTTTGGTCTGTGGGTCCCCATGGCACCGCCTGCCCCTCATCACCACACTCAAACATGGGAGATGCAGGACCCGCTGCTGGCTGGGGAGTTCCCAAAGCTGGGGGGAGGATATGTCCCACAGCCTGTGTCTGCAAGGAATGGGGAGGGGACGGGCCAaagctgctgtccccagcccgaTCTGCCTCCTGGCAGGCCCCTGCAGTCCATCTGTAGTCCCACACACTGtgcgggggcgggccggggcacAGCGGGGATGCTGCCGACCTCCAGATTTGGGGCTGGCGAGCGGGGCGGGGAGCGCCGCACCCGTGGGTTCCGCCAGCCCCCGCTCCccgcctgtccctgtccctgtcaccgcGGGCAGGGACCCGGCGGCCGCGAGGGGCTGGCCGGGGGCCGGGCTCTCCCCGCTCCCTCCTAGCAGCCGAGGAGTTAAAAACTCAGCCCGGGTGATGAATATGtaagagcagagcccaggctggagccgAGCATCTCCCGGGCTGCGGGCGCTGCCAGCGCTGCCGCCCGCCCCAGCCCGGCACCGGGCGCACTGCGgagggacgggacgggacggggaGGTGCGGGGGTCCCCCCGCTGCCCCGCGCCGCCATGGGCCCCACCGGGCTCGGCATAACtttcctggcactgcccctcgTCGTGCGAGCGGCCGCGGGAGGTGAGCTGCgcccggggcggcggggccgggggtcCCGCGGGCGGAGAGGACGGGGgcgcggggctggggggcttGGGGCTTTGGGGCGCCGCTTTCTGCATTCCCTTCCCACGTGTCGAGGGGTGATGCGGGCTgaggggttggcagcagggactgggGGACCTAGTCTGTCCTAGGACCCTCTCCTGCCCTCCCACCGGCCCCTCCCGCTGCTGGATGGCCCTGAGTGCTGCCGGCCTCGGGGGGGCTCGAGGTGGTTGGGCCAGGGCCCTCTTGGGACAGTGGGGTCTTGGGCTTCAGCCCATCCGCCCCACAGACCTGCACCACCGGGAAGCACCAATGAGGACGAAACCTCGGAGCGAACGGGCGCTGCCGTCCCGGGGCGCTGGGTGCTCACCTGCGTCCGGGCCAGGCTGCGGCGCCCAGCGCTACCGTGGCTCCTGCCGGAGGATGCTCGAGGGCTGGTGCGTGCAGGAATGAGGATTTCTCAGGAGTTCTTCTTGCCCCTGGACCCCAagatccctgctctgggaaccGTCAGAGTCCTGCCTGCTCTGTCCCACTCGCAGTTCTCCTCGGGGGCTGGTGTCTCCTGTACCACTCCAGTGAGACTGTGGATGCAGTGCCGCAGGCTGGGGCCTTGAGCAGCGCAGGTGGAGGCCGGCAGGGCTGCCTTTGTCCTGCTGCTCCGAGCGGCTGTGGCTGGCACGAGAGCGTGGCTCGGCTTGCCTGCAGCCGGCCCGCTGGCATCGCCCTCGGCCACCAGCGGGGACCCTTCCCGtgggctgggcccgggctgcaCCGGTTCTTCTGGgcctcctgccaggagcagagcggggagctgaggagggaaggggtgcactccatcccctctgcagagctgatggCCCTGGGTGGGTgtgcagccagcagagcaggagcgGGGCTTGCTCGACATCCCCTCGGTGTCCCTGcacctgctgtgccagcccttgTCATGGAGCCCGTGGTACCCAGCGCCACCCGAGCACTGGTGGGAGCTCggcagctctggctgaggtGGCCCTGAGTGACGGGGCCGGTCACCATCCCCACAGCGTGGGCTCGGGCCTGCCCACCGCCCCCTGCTGCCGCTGCCAGCCCCCCGGGAGCCACAGGGACACCGGGCACGGTGGGGAGGGACGGCGGGCACAGGGGAAAGGGACACGGGGCACAGAGGGGAGGGACAGCGGGcacggctgtggctgctcccctTGGCTCCCGCTTGCCCCTGCCGTGGGGTGAGCCTTGGCTCCCCAGGATGGAAAAGAGGGGATGGCTCCTcgagagctggggaaggagcacAGTGAGCAGGAGGTTTGGCTGCCTTGGAGCAGCGATACTGAGGGAGGTTTCCCTGTGAAGCGTGtgggagaggcagggagggTGTGAAAACACTGGCGCCAAAAATAACCGTGATGAACACAAGTGTTGGCGGGACCCCGGGCTGCACTGGGGGATGTCCTCACTGTCGGGGGGTTGGGCATGGCCATAGGTGGGTTTGGGAAAGGGTGCCTGTCTCCATCacctgccctgagctctcctCTCTCTCACAGGGCAGTGGTGTTACGACTCACAGGACCCCCGATGCGGTGAGTGGTGCCAAGTGTGGGTGTGTTGGGGCTGGGCGGGGCTCAGACCCTCCTGCCTCCCCACAGTCCCCAGCTGagagcaccctgggcagcaTCAGCAAGGCCCAGTGGGGAGTGTGGCATGGAAAAGGGTAAATCCCCCCATGGGAATGGTTAGAGGAGCTTCAGTTTCAGGGGTGTTGCTGTAGAGACTTGACAAACACCTGAGCCCCTTGGAGCAAGTCAGCCCCACCCCTCACCTCAGCCAGGTCCAGGTGCTCCTGGGACAGCACCAGCTTTCCTCCTTCCACCTGAAACAAATTAAGTCCAGGCTTTAAAATACTCTATTAGAAACCCCAGGCAGTGTAGGCAGCATTGGGGCCTGAGGGTCCAGGGGCCTGACTGAGGAGGGACAGCTCCCTttgagcagccctgcctggatgGGGAGGGAAGCATGGCTGGGGGCACTTTGTCTCAAAACACATAAATACAAATTACAAATAGCTTGTAAAAGGTTAATTAAAGATCATCAAGCATTTAATCAGCTGTTACGGCCCAGCTGTTTTATAGCTCTTGGGTTTCCAtgccctgtggctgctgagcCTGGATTGCTGGGCTTGGTCTCACCCGGTTCAAcgctgctgggctggcagcgaGGGCAGGTTttggcagggcagaggggctggtgGGAAGCGGCTGGAGCAACGTGGAGCcggctgtgtgcctgcagcagggccatgTGGAGTGTTCCCTCCCCCCACCACTGAAGGCACCTGGGAACCTGTGGGACCACCCAGTTACACCGTGCCAGGAACCCAGTGGGATGGTGGCatggccaggctgcagctcccagggctgccaggcaaAAAGTAAAGTGCCTGGAGTAATGAGAGGAGAACATAAAGGGTAAAGGCTGAGCCCAGGGGTGCAGGAGGTGAGATACAGCCCACAAGTGTCTGTGGTTTTGTCTGCCCAAGAGGAAGGTAAATGTCAGAGCTGAAcactggggcactgctgggggaaCAGTTCCCCAAACCCTGGTTGAAGGCAAAGCCATGATGTGTGTGTGAGGAGAGCCAACAGTGcctgctgggatgtgctgaGCTCCCCTGGGAATAGAGATGCTCTGGGAGGACAGGGCTGGAGACACTGAGGGAGCTCCTGTTCCCCAGCTGGGACTGAGTACAGATACTGATGCTGACACCTCAgtcctgggctgcaccaggAGGAGGACTGGGGTGCCATGGCAGCCACACTGGAGCAGTGAACAGCAGGGTGAATGGCTGGCTACATCCTACAGCTGTGGGCTGCCACAAGGGTTGCAAGAAGAGATGATGctggggcaatggggacaagccACATATATGGGTTGGTTGTGTGGTCTGGCCATAGTGGCAGCCATGGGgaccctgctcacagcccccagTCAGCGCTGTGGGTTTGCAGTGGGTGCAgtcagctgccagcactgctgtgtcccctgccagctcctgccaagGTTAacccccccaccccaggagctgctgatggGCATCATGTGGTCACTCTGGAACATGTGTAGGATTTGTCTCAGGATGAGTTGTGTGGCCAAGTTGCACTGTCCCCTGTCACAGCTGGACAGAACCAGTGTGAGTAGGTTGAACATACTACAAAAGGCAGAAGGGGCAGGGAGAAAAGCCTGCCCCTCACCAGCGTCAATGTGGATGCTGCTGCCAGGCTAAATATAGCCCCCAGCCCCTCGAGGAAATCCTGATGAATTATGGATGAGGCTGCAATAAGCCCCTGCTCATCACTAGGAAGGAAACTTAGCCAGGCAGGAGAGCAGTTCCCATGGGATgcaaggctgggctggcagggacagcagagctggttGGGGACACAGCCACCTCTGGGCTTGTGTCCCCTTCTGGGGGCAGCGGTGGTTTGGTGGCTGCCCGTGgtgcccctgctcctcctctgcagggcccagcCACTGGAAGGAGCTGAAAGCCACGTGTGGTGGCGACAGGCAGTCCCCTGTGAACATCGACAGGCGCCGGCTGCAGCGGGATGGCGGCCTCGGGGACATCCTCTTCGAGGGTTATGACCAGGCTCCCCCTGGCAAGTGGAGGCTGACAAACAACGGGCACACAGGTGCGTGCTGAAGCTGggcaccttcccctgtcccagttCCCCAGGCACCATCCTGACTGGGGCCTGGCTCTGGCGCCActcctgggtgctgcaggatcCCATGCAGGTGAATGGTAGTGCTGGGATGAAGCTGggggggaaggagctgtgccagggctgttccccaCCCCGAGCCTGCCCTCAGGctgtcctgctgcccttgcagtGATGCTGAGCCTGGCGGGCGAGTCGGCCTCTGAGCACATCGCCGTCAGCGGGGGGGGCCTCCCCGGCCGGTACCGCGCGCTCCAGCTCCACTTCCACTGGGGCAGCCCGGCTGGGAACGGCTCCGAGCACACCCTCGATGGGCGCCAGCTCCCCATGGAGGTACGTGAGAAAAACCCTCCAGCACATTCTGGGTTGCCCAAGCCCTTGGTGAGGTGGGAAGGGGAGATGCTGGGGCACCCCAAGGCTGTTGTGCAGCAGGTGATGGGGCTCTGTGACTCTGCACTGTGCTCCTGTACAGGCACCTGGCTGGTGAAAAAGCAGCTGATGTGAGACTCGAGGTGCTTCTTTACCATGCATGGTCCAAGCTGCTTTGTCCAAGGCActcagtggggtttggggggctctgTGCCCTACTGGGACCACACACTGAGCTAGTGAGTGCAAGTGAGAGCAAGCAGGAGCGTGCTGTGCTAAGCACATTGGGATCCTTCTGGATGAAAGAGGCTCTGCGCCTCTAAAATATTCATTATCTGCCAGAGGAAAGCAGAATTTATGTTCTGTGTCTGGCGAGCACCCCGGGACTGCTGGCCCCCTTTTGCACACCCTTCAAAGGATGCTTGCTTCACTGGGGTGCTTTGATCCTCCAAGCACCCACCCCACAGAAGCGTCAATAGGACCAGAAGGGCTTTACTGGGAGAGGTTGGCTCAGAGTCTGGCCAAGCTGGCTGGAAGGATCCACAGCAGAATGTCCTGCTGCCAGGGTGTtggctgggggcagctgtgcaCATCTGCCTCCTCTGTGCTTTCCTCAGATGCACATCGTCCACATGAATGCCAAGCACCAGACACTGGCAGAGGCCAAGGGGCATCCCAATGGGCTGGCTGTCCTCGGCTTCTTCTTCCAGGTGGGTCTGCAGGGGCCCCCTAGATCTGGGTGCTGGTGGTGCAGCCAGGTGAATGTTGTATGGGTGTCCTGAAGAAGTGGGAAGGGGCAGGAAGGCTGGGTCAAGgccaggagaggctggggaACCCACTGACTGCAAGAGAACCTGGCTGGGAACCTTCcccactgctctgcagcaggggaggctggctctgcctgtggTTGCTTGGCAGGACAGGAtgacccagctctgccctgctcggGCTCTGCCTGACTTCAACCACTTATTCTCCCCGGACACAGGTCTCTGAAACCACTAACACCAACTACAACACCATCGTGGCAGGGCTGAGGAATGTCTCCCATGCTGGTGAGTCACCTCCTcatcagggcagggcaggaaaggggagaccctgcagtgggaaggcagggatgcaCCCCAGTGGGTTGGATGGGGGAACCTGCCAGTCTCTGAGCTCATCTGGGATCGCCTGCTGAGGGGAAATTGATGGGGacggccctgctgtccccaccacatccctggcaggggacaggCTGAGTGCCCCTGGCTTGCCCCACAGGGGACTCTGTGGATTTGGCCTCCACGTTCCGCCTGAGCACGCTGCTGCCGCCTGCTGCCCGCCTCTCGGGCTACTACCGCTACCAGGGCTCCCTGACCACCCCCGACTGCAGCGAGGCCGTGGTCTGGACTGTGTTTGAGGAGCCAGTGGAGATCGGCCGGGAACAGGTACTGGCATGCACAGCCCCATGTGCCAGCACCCGACAGGCTGGGTCCCAGGGTGACctctctccttgtccttcctgaCCCTAGAGCAAGAGCACAGGGAAGGTCATCTCTATAATAATGCTCCTGGCAACTTggcaattaattaattttatgaaGGTTAAGTAATGGAGATGTGGCCACCTGCCAGTGGGGAGAAATCCCATCCATACTGCACTCCTGCCCGGCCTTGGCATTCAGAAAGAGAAATGGGAGTGAATCCATTGAAGCTCAGTAGAGGCTCCAAGGAGATGGATGGATGtatggaaggaaggaaggaaggaattctCCTCTGCTGCTCAAGCATTTTAGTAGATGTATTTTCTTGAGAGAGTCATGGGCCAGCCACTCTCTAAGTGCTCACTCTTGGCACCAAAACACAATTAGCTCCTTTAAAACTCAAGACCTGATCCTTGTAAGgacctgctctgtgcagggtcCTGGGTCTGGCTTCAGCAGAGCACTGGGGGGTGGTGGGAGGACACCCCCTGGTGTGGGGCCCTGCCCTGGGTCCTGTGCCGCTGGCAGTGGGCAGGGGCCTGGGgtgcctggcactgcagctgcccaccctccctctctccctgcacagctgaagGCATTCGTCAGCACCCTGCACTTCCCACTCGAGGGATCCATGCTCCTAAAGATGATCAACAACTTCCGCCCGCCGCAGCCCCTCCGCAGCCGCAAGGTCTTTGCCTCCCGGGGGGCCACAGCCAGCGGGGGGTCCCTGCACGGGGACCACCACCAGCTCCTCTCacccctgctccccctggccctgctcagcctcttcTCACCAGCCCCATAGggtctggccctgctgcagcggAGATGGAGGTGATGTGTCTTGtccatgggaaatgggaaacaaggaaaaaaaagcaccttGAAACCTTGGCTGGGTGAAGATTTTGTGAAGCTGTATCTCTGCAGAGGTGAATCTCTGCAAGCCTGGAGCTACCCTGGGCTGCCCCTGTAGAtgggcagtgggagctgctgggagggggATGTTGTATTGACTGGAATAAAGCCAAGGTCCCGTCAGTGGGTTGCTGCTTCTTTTTTGCTGGCTCTGTGTCCCTTCAGCAGGTGGGGCAGGTGCTCGGCATGGCACTGTGGGGTCAGtgtggagggagctggggatgctgtgTGGGTGGCATTCAGGGATATCCCCTGCGTGGTggtgcaggcaggcaggaaagaGCCGAATCCCGGCCCTGGCTCGGGATGCAGGCCCCGCATGCAGTCCCTGCGCTGCAGACCCTGTCACCCTCCCCAGGGTTGGGGCTGCCTGTTGGAGGGGTGAGGGTGTCACTGGGagcacagcacctgcagtgCCCTTGTGCAGGACACAGGGATCTTTCCACGGAGCTCATTTTGTGCTGGCAGGAATaactgcagctgccagggcagggctgtgtgagcGGGGTGCTTCATAATTAATGTACTGGAGCTCCAGGCATGTTCCCATCTTCTCCTGAATTATGGGTGGAGAGCACAGGCCGTTATCCGGGAGAAGAGGGGGCAGGCTGAGGTTTTCCATCATTTCTGGAGGGAACCACTGCCAGTGCCGGgctccagcccccagcccctgcggTGGCCGCCCCACCCGTGGGTCCTGAGCATCCCCCGTGTGAGGCTCCTGGGGTAAACCCTCGCTGCACGAGGCTTTCCGTGGGCGGAGGGGACCCCGTCCCGGATCCCCGATGCTCACGCCGGGGGAATGTGGCTCTGTGATCCCCcggagctgagggctggagcagcgGGACACGCCGGACACGCCGGACACGCGGGGGCGCCGCGGGCACGCGCAGGGAGAGGAGCCCGCAGCGCCTTGGTGCCCGCCAGGGGGCGCCCTCTGCACGGCCCCGACACCGCCACCCGGGCCCCGTGTGCTTCTGTCCCTAtcgtgtccctgtgtcccttgtTCTTGTGTCCTCATCTCTGCCATCTGCGTCATGTGTCAATGTACCTGTGTCCTTCTGTCCTGCCATCGACGCCTGTGTCCTCCTGTTCCCCATGTCCTTGGGGCCCTTTCCTTTGTGTCCTTTGGCCCCTGACCCCTGGGCCCTTATCCCTTTGTGTCCTCAttctcttttcccctctgccctgtTTCATATGTTCTTGTCCCCTGTGTCCTCATGCCCCTGTACCCCAtgttctcctgctgctgtcccttgtGTCTCCATGCTCCCAGCCCCGGTGTCCCATGTGCCACTGGCACCCATGGCTTCTTGCCCCTGGCACCCATGTCTGGATACTATTGTGCCCTGTGTCATCATGTCCCCGGCCTCAGTGTTCCACTGGTCCCTCTGCCCTACCACCCTACCTGCTGTGCCCTCTCTTCCACCCATGTCCCACCATGcccccctgtgctccctgcccctctgtgtTCCCATGTCCTCTATTCTGCCTGTTCC
This portion of the Agelaius phoeniceus isolate bAgePho1 chromosome 18, bAgePho1.hap1, whole genome shotgun sequence genome encodes:
- the LOC129128618 gene encoding carbonic anhydrase 15-like isoform X2 encodes the protein MGPTGLGITFLALPLVVRAAAGGQWCYDSQDPRCGPSHWKELKATCGGDRQSPVNIDRRRLQRDGGLGDILFEGYDQAPPGKWRLTNNGHTVMLSLAGESASEHIAVSGGGLPGRYRALQLHFHWGSPAGNGSEHTLDGRQLPMEMHIVHMNAKHQTLAEAKGHPNGLAVLGFFFQVSETTNTNYNTIVAGLRNVSHAGDSVDLASTFRLSTLLPPAARLSGYYRYQGSLTTPDCSEAVVWTVFEEPVEIGREQLKAFVSTLHFPLEGSMLLKMINNFRPPQPLRSRKVFASRGATASGGSLHGDHHQLLSPLLPLALLSLFSPAP
- the LOC129128618 gene encoding carbonic anhydrase 15-like isoform X1 produces the protein MQGWAGRDSRAGWGHSHLWACVPFWGQRWFGGCPWCPCSSSAGPSHWKELKATCGGDRQSPVNIDRRRLQRDGGLGDILFEGYDQAPPGKWRLTNNGHTVMLSLAGESASEHIAVSGGGLPGRYRALQLHFHWGSPAGNGSEHTLDGRQLPMEMHIVHMNAKHQTLAEAKGHPNGLAVLGFFFQVSETTNTNYNTIVAGLRNVSHAGDSVDLASTFRLSTLLPPAARLSGYYRYQGSLTTPDCSEAVVWTVFEEPVEIGREQLKAFVSTLHFPLEGSMLLKMINNFRPPQPLRSRKVFASRGATASGGSLHGDHHQLLSPLLPLALLSLFSPAP